One genomic segment of Cystobacter fuscus DSM 2262 includes these proteins:
- a CDS encoding zinc metalloprotease has translation MVLGSVLALGGCTEVEQAPAEEATQQEVVRGCATQELSAEEKQSVEQALAGRVRAQARAAGSVNIKVYWHVINNGTSTSQGNISDADIASQISVLNAAYKTTPFTFTLVGTDRTTNSSWYTCSGGACEKKMKAALRKGTAADLNVYSNNMGQGLLGWATFPSSYASQPSLDGVVILYSSLPGGTAAPYNEGDTATHEVGHWLGLYHTFQGGCTATGDYVNDTPAESSAAYGCPSGRDTCTTAGVDPITNFMDYTDDSCMNTFSTGQNDRMDSLVIQYRGL, from the coding sequence GTGGTTCTGGGTTCTGTGCTGGCGCTCGGTGGGTGCACCGAGGTGGAGCAGGCGCCCGCGGAGGAGGCGACGCAGCAGGAAGTGGTGCGCGGCTGCGCGACCCAGGAGCTGAGCGCCGAGGAGAAGCAGAGCGTGGAGCAGGCCCTGGCCGGCCGAGTGCGGGCGCAGGCGCGCGCCGCGGGCTCGGTCAACATCAAGGTCTACTGGCACGTCATCAACAACGGCACCAGCACCTCGCAGGGCAACATCTCGGACGCGGATATCGCCAGCCAGATCTCCGTGCTCAACGCCGCCTACAAGACGACGCCCTTCACGTTCACCCTGGTGGGCACGGACCGCACCACCAACTCCTCCTGGTACACGTGCAGCGGTGGCGCCTGTGAGAAGAAGATGAAGGCGGCGCTGCGCAAGGGCACCGCGGCCGACCTCAACGTCTACTCCAACAACATGGGCCAGGGCCTGCTGGGCTGGGCGACCTTCCCCTCCAGCTACGCCTCGCAGCCGAGCCTGGACGGCGTGGTCATCCTCTACAGCTCGCTGCCCGGTGGCACCGCGGCCCCCTACAACGAGGGCGACACGGCCACCCACGAGGTCGGCCACTGGCTGGGCCTGTACCACACGTTCCAGGGCGGCTGCACCGCCACGGGTGACTACGTGAACGACACCCCGGCCGAGTCCTCCGCCGCCTACGGCTGCCCGAGCGGCCGCGACACCTGCACCACCGCGGGCGTGGATCCCATCACCAACTTCATGGACTACACCGACGACTCGTGCATGAACACCTTCTCCACCGGTCAGAACGACCGCATGGACTCGCTGGTGATTCAGTACCGCGGTCTGTGA
- a CDS encoding LysR substrate-binding domain-containing protein codes for MGLDLTDLRLFLLVVEAGSITHGAERAHLALASASARIRGLEDELGVALLERERRGVRPTPAGRALAQQARAVLRQVENLRGELGGYAGGVRGQVRLLSNTAALTEFLPEALSAFLTAHPEVDVELEERLSHEIVQAVAEGRAEVGLVADTVELGALETFAFQEDRLVVVMARGHPLAARRTVAFAEVLDEPFVGLGEGSALQEHLAWHAARLGRRPRYRVRLRSFDALCRMVERGVGVGVIPEAAARRCQRSMAIRRVALSDAWATRRLILCVRDHAALSVQARLLVETLRADGSSRGGRGRAI; via the coding sequence ATGGGCTTGGACCTGACGGATCTGCGGCTGTTCCTCCTCGTGGTGGAGGCGGGCAGCATCACCCACGGGGCGGAGCGGGCCCACCTCGCGCTCGCCTCGGCCAGCGCGCGCATCCGCGGCCTGGAGGACGAGCTGGGGGTGGCGCTGCTGGAGCGCGAGCGGCGCGGGGTGCGGCCCACGCCGGCGGGCCGGGCGCTGGCCCAGCAGGCCCGCGCCGTGCTGCGGCAGGTGGAGAACCTGCGCGGTGAGCTCGGTGGCTACGCGGGTGGGGTGCGGGGCCAGGTTCGCCTGCTGTCCAACACCGCGGCCCTCACCGAGTTCCTCCCCGAGGCGCTCAGCGCCTTCCTCACCGCGCATCCCGAGGTGGATGTGGAGCTGGAGGAGCGGCTCAGCCACGAGATCGTCCAGGCGGTGGCCGAGGGGCGGGCCGAGGTGGGGCTCGTGGCGGACACGGTGGAGCTCGGCGCGCTGGAGACGTTCGCGTTCCAGGAGGACCGGCTGGTGGTGGTGATGGCGCGAGGGCACCCGCTCGCGGCGCGCCGGACAGTCGCCTTCGCCGAGGTGCTCGACGAGCCCTTCGTGGGCCTGGGCGAGGGCAGCGCGCTCCAGGAGCACCTGGCGTGGCATGCGGCGCGGCTCGGACGGCGGCCGCGCTACCGGGTGCGCCTGCGCAGCTTCGACGCGCTCTGCCGCATGGTGGAGCGCGGCGTGGGCGTGGGGGTGATTCCGGAGGCGGCGGCCCGGCGCTGCCAGCGCTCGATGGCGATCCGCCGGGTGGCGTTGAGTGACGCCTGGGCCACGCGCCGGCTCATCCTGTGCGTGCGCGACCACGCGGCCCTGTCCGTCCAGGCCCGGTTGCTCGTCGAGACACTCCGGGCGGACGGGTCCAGCCGGGGTGGACGGGGGCGAGCCATTTGA
- a CDS encoding SH3 domain-containing protein — protein sequence MRHARYMILLLMAACGGEPGGVASQTLVGSDESAELRGLGPDGSTTVALHTELGVGAPINLREAPAPDARILMVLPQGATVTVVERTTPDKGYYRVEYFGRTGWAYGHHLELALVATSSALTDEQQENILERARRSVGYSYWWGGGRFGCDLGRGDCNGSCPGCTHVGEGGADCSGMVAKAWAVPASAPGTCVNGHPYSTGDFSGASYHWRTIERANIAPADAFVTRGSGHIMIRGRGVSSAGWPNIIECSGCAAGCIHHYRAVSSDDYKVIRRDAEL from the coding sequence ATGCGTCACGCCCGATACATGATCCTGCTCCTGATGGCCGCCTGCGGAGGGGAGCCGGGAGGAGTCGCGAGCCAGACGCTGGTGGGCTCGGATGAGAGCGCCGAGCTACGAGGCCTGGGGCCCGATGGTTCCACCACCGTCGCGCTCCACACCGAGCTCGGAGTGGGCGCTCCCATCAACCTGCGCGAGGCGCCCGCGCCGGACGCGCGGATCCTGATGGTCCTTCCCCAGGGGGCCACCGTGACCGTGGTGGAGCGGACCACCCCCGACAAGGGCTACTACCGCGTGGAGTACTTCGGCCGGACGGGCTGGGCGTACGGGCACCACCTGGAGCTGGCGCTGGTCGCGACGTCGTCCGCGCTGACGGATGAGCAGCAGGAGAACATCCTGGAGCGGGCGCGCCGGTCGGTCGGCTACTCGTATTGGTGGGGAGGCGGCCGCTTCGGATGTGACCTGGGCAGGGGGGACTGCAATGGCTCCTGCCCCGGCTGCACCCACGTGGGTGAAGGGGGCGCGGACTGCTCGGGCATGGTGGCCAAGGCCTGGGCCGTCCCGGCCTCGGCGCCCGGCACGTGTGTGAACGGCCACCCGTACAGCACCGGCGACTTCTCCGGCGCGTCCTACCATTGGCGCACCATCGAGCGGGCGAACATCGCGCCCGCCGATGCCTTCGTCACCCGGGGGAGCGGCCACATCATGATCCGCGGCAGGGGCGTGAGCAGCGCCGGTTGGCCAAACATCATCGAGTGCTCGGGCTGTGCCGCGGGTTGCATCCACCACTACCGCGCGGTCAGCAGCGACGACTACAAGGTCATCCGCCGCGACGCGGAACTCTGA
- a CDS encoding DUF6249 domain-containing protein, which translates to MKSQLLTLCLLATLPAWAQSTPAPEAPEASEAPVATPPPAVPRSPRLEAQRQALEERRSALEAQRQALEADIQRLESEAQRIDPEGRLDSNQLFELLKERERRARESEPDIAPVIICISLFSCVLMGFLAWLLARNRKHHQLHQTVRMMVEKGAEIPPGLLAPAPKKPSDLRRGIILSTTGVGLTIFLAALPDSEGAWGVGVTLFFLGLGHLLVWRLQQGRSPLATHLSPESPL; encoded by the coding sequence ATGAAATCCCAGCTGCTCACCCTGTGCCTCCTGGCCACCCTCCCCGCCTGGGCCCAGTCCACACCCGCCCCCGAGGCGCCTGAAGCATCCGAAGCGCCCGTCGCCACCCCTCCTCCCGCCGTGCCGCGGTCTCCTCGGCTCGAGGCCCAGCGGCAGGCGCTGGAGGAGCGCCGGAGCGCCCTCGAGGCCCAACGTCAGGCGCTGGAGGCGGACATCCAGCGGTTGGAGTCCGAGGCCCAGCGGATCGACCCCGAGGGCCGACTCGATTCCAATCAGCTCTTCGAGCTCCTCAAGGAGCGCGAGCGGCGGGCGCGCGAGAGCGAGCCCGACATCGCCCCCGTCATCATCTGCATCTCCCTCTTCAGCTGCGTGCTGATGGGGTTCCTCGCGTGGCTGCTGGCCCGCAACCGCAAGCACCACCAGCTCCACCAGACGGTGCGCATGATGGTGGAGAAGGGGGCGGAGATTCCTCCTGGGCTGCTCGCGCCCGCGCCCAAGAAGCCCTCGGATCTGCGGCGGGGCATCATCCTGTCCACGACGGGCGTGGGGCTGACGATCTTCCTGGCCGCCCTTCCCGACTCGGAGGGCGCCTGGGGCGTGGGGGTGACGCTCTTCTTCCTCGGCCTGGGACATCTGCTCGTCTGGCGCCTGCAGCAGGGCCGGAGTCCGCTCGCGACGCACCTCTCGCCCGAGTCCCCGCTGTAG
- a CDS encoding serine/threonine-protein kinase, whose protein sequence is MNPGKMAVYPDSLEPGTRVGRWRVVESLGVGGQGAVYRVEDMDHPGDFHALKLALHARDGRAEREVALMQARAAHPHVVGFHGCVRWPHPHEGGLGFVMDWVPGLALHQWAETGDTTFRQLTTVGATVALTLGELHARGVLHRDLKPEHILIRASDGQPVLLDFGVGWYEGAAPLTTGPLPPATLYLLSPEAIRFLWDSPRRPGAHYAFQAGDDLYALGVSLYRATTGHYPFSEWLPPDLLQYAIVHQRVPAPMDVNPRVPHALSEVIVRLLAKNPLERYASGAAVHAALVDAASRAPGEWDVPIFITEEEPPGQEGDKPQRRILRPERPRPAWTFSPPPPLPHAAREERRGHWPRRLALATAMLLAMVPMTLARRDARVDGSWVADVHVDPAAEPSTEAPLPMKNQKRAPCTARLEVEVSGACWLRLWDRPPNCPPQTVAYGGKCLWPVPKPHPDIPTSVDAGTPEAQ, encoded by the coding sequence ATGAACCCTGGAAAGATGGCCGTGTATCCGGACTCCCTGGAGCCAGGAACGCGAGTGGGCCGTTGGCGCGTGGTGGAGTCCTTGGGCGTGGGCGGCCAGGGCGCCGTCTACCGCGTGGAGGACATGGACCACCCGGGAGATTTCCATGCACTCAAGCTCGCCCTGCATGCGCGTGATGGACGGGCCGAGCGAGAGGTGGCGTTGATGCAGGCCCGGGCCGCGCACCCCCATGTGGTGGGCTTCCACGGCTGTGTGCGCTGGCCCCACCCACACGAGGGCGGCCTGGGCTTCGTCATGGACTGGGTGCCCGGCCTGGCCTTGCACCAGTGGGCCGAGACGGGCGACACCACCTTCCGACAGCTCACCACCGTGGGCGCCACGGTGGCGCTCACCTTGGGCGAGCTGCACGCCCGGGGCGTCCTGCACCGCGATCTCAAACCCGAGCACATCCTCATCCGGGCGTCGGATGGGCAACCGGTGCTACTCGACTTCGGCGTGGGCTGGTACGAGGGCGCCGCTCCGCTCACCACCGGCCCGCTGCCGCCGGCCACCCTATACTTGCTCAGTCCCGAGGCCATTCGCTTCCTCTGGGACAGCCCCCGACGCCCCGGCGCGCACTACGCCTTCCAGGCGGGTGATGACCTGTATGCCCTGGGCGTGAGCCTGTACCGGGCCACCACCGGGCATTACCCCTTCTCCGAGTGGCTGCCGCCGGACCTGTTGCAGTACGCCATCGTCCATCAGCGAGTGCCCGCCCCCATGGACGTCAACCCCCGTGTGCCTCACGCCTTGAGTGAGGTGATTGTGCGCCTGCTGGCGAAGAACCCACTGGAGCGCTACGCGAGTGGCGCGGCGGTCCACGCGGCGCTGGTCGACGCGGCTTCGCGTGCGCCGGGGGAATGGGACGTTCCCATCTTCATCACCGAAGAGGAGCCGCCTGGGCAGGAAGGAGACAAGCCCCAGCGGCGCATCCTGCGGCCCGAGAGACCCAGACCCGCCTGGACGTTCTCGCCCCCTCCGCCCCTGCCCCATGCAGCCCGCGAGGAGAGAAGAGGCCATTGGCCGCGGAGGCTCGCGCTCGCCACGGCGATGCTGCTGGCGATGGTGCCCATGACACTCGCTCGCAGAGACGCCAGGGTCGACGGGAGTTGGGTGGCGGATGTCCATGTTGACCCCGCCGCCGAGCCATCCACGGAGGCCCCCTTGCCCATGAAGAACCAGAAGCGGGCCCCGTGCACGGCGAGGCTCGAAGTGGAGGTCTCCGGCGCGTGCTGGCTTCGGCTCTGGGACAGGCCGCCGAACTGCCCACCCCAGACAGTCGCATATGGCGGGAAGTGTCTCTGGCCCGTTCCAAAACCCCACCCCGACATCCCCACCAGCGTCGACGCGGGGACGCCAGAGGCCCAGTGA
- a CDS encoding putative metal-binding motif-containing protein produces MFSRLVLLVGLMACMGVGCRNEGEGGVKLTISFPNFKPGCIRVTVKDKQGVGGERTSEIQHALAGKKRGEQVKVAVLPAKEGWGPTITITAEAFEQQCSDRPVFTTSDSINVGQGYSSMALTLVADDADEDGYVSKVTGGTDCNDDEAAVHPGQMELCNTRDDNCDGKLNEGFEKVGEQCGTGPVCQTWACDPQGAMSCQGVIPQWYRDQDGDGEGDPQQGLSQCSHPAGYVNNSFDCDDTRKERYRAAVELCNGVNDNCDGLIDEGFNTGSSCVGELGCGGTVACATTTQAECKVVTSTWYPDGDQDGHGATGAATKVCGSTAPNGYVASSDDCDDTKNNVFTGASELCDTLDNNCNNQKDEGFDVGATCDAGYACTGTKQCSSDGKSSLCKPTTPPTQYYADTDLDQYGENNSVIQTCGTPGAGYVTQGGDCNDGNRFTHPNAAEVCDLEDNDCDTEKDEGDVCPATPAWTNYPSSGLETWYSVALYGNGGVWVAGGDNFHQRKPGEASFQDLSTCTAGASVYSVAANPGSGDALLGGNDGFMARYDPSNMQCVDPGKKSVDAHIKGVTAIPVGNDIEAHFVGFNTYGPDKGRAFRMLMPQGTSYNTQSMYEELTDVHGLSQDTLFAVGGANTSSIYRFDKTSGNWSPETIPSAAGSLLGVWVVNPKLAYAVGNNGTMFSWNGSNWSKFLPAPPGEHLSSVVAFGSRSIYISTLLGRVYRYNGSAWMKAFDLGSATPGQFRDIAANNPGDIWVVGDKGKRYHWPQ; encoded by the coding sequence ATGTTCTCACGTCTCGTATTGCTGGTGGGCCTGATGGCCTGCATGGGCGTTGGCTGTCGTAACGAGGGAGAGGGAGGGGTGAAGCTCACCATCTCCTTTCCGAACTTCAAACCCGGCTGCATCCGGGTGACCGTCAAGGATAAGCAAGGCGTGGGCGGGGAGCGCACGTCGGAAATCCAGCACGCGCTCGCGGGGAAGAAGCGTGGCGAGCAGGTGAAGGTGGCGGTGCTCCCCGCGAAGGAGGGGTGGGGGCCGACGATCACCATCACCGCGGAGGCGTTCGAACAGCAGTGCTCGGACAGGCCCGTGTTCACCACGTCGGATTCCATCAACGTGGGCCAGGGCTACTCCTCGATGGCGCTGACACTCGTGGCGGATGACGCGGACGAGGACGGGTATGTCTCCAAGGTCACTGGCGGAACCGATTGCAATGACGACGAGGCCGCGGTGCACCCCGGACAGATGGAGCTGTGCAATACCCGGGATGACAACTGCGATGGCAAGTTGAACGAGGGCTTCGAGAAGGTCGGCGAGCAGTGTGGCACGGGGCCCGTATGCCAGACCTGGGCCTGCGACCCTCAGGGCGCGATGAGCTGCCAGGGGGTCATCCCCCAGTGGTACCGCGACCAGGATGGGGACGGTGAAGGCGATCCTCAACAGGGTCTGAGCCAGTGCTCCCACCCGGCGGGCTACGTGAACAACAGCTTCGATTGTGACGATACCCGCAAGGAGCGCTACCGAGCCGCTGTCGAGCTGTGCAATGGGGTGAACGACAATTGTGATGGACTCATCGATGAGGGATTCAACACGGGGTCATCCTGCGTGGGCGAACTCGGATGTGGAGGCACGGTTGCATGTGCCACGACTACCCAGGCCGAGTGCAAGGTCGTGACGAGCACCTGGTACCCGGACGGGGACCAGGATGGCCATGGCGCAACAGGCGCGGCGACGAAGGTCTGCGGCTCCACTGCGCCCAATGGCTACGTCGCCAGCTCGGATGACTGCGATGACACGAAGAACAACGTCTTCACTGGCGCCTCGGAACTCTGCGACACGCTGGACAACAACTGCAACAACCAGAAGGATGAAGGCTTCGATGTAGGCGCAACGTGCGACGCGGGCTATGCGTGCACGGGCACGAAGCAGTGTTCGAGTGATGGAAAAAGCAGTCTGTGCAAACCCACGACGCCGCCCACGCAGTACTACGCGGACACTGACCTCGATCAATACGGTGAAAACAACTCGGTCATCCAGACGTGCGGCACGCCAGGTGCCGGATACGTTACCCAAGGTGGGGACTGCAACGACGGCAACCGGTTCACCCACCCTAATGCGGCCGAGGTGTGCGATCTGGAGGACAACGATTGCGACACCGAGAAGGATGAAGGGGACGTGTGTCCTGCGACTCCAGCTTGGACGAATTATCCCTCGTCAGGTTTGGAGACCTGGTATTCCGTGGCGCTCTATGGAAATGGAGGCGTGTGGGTCGCTGGCGGTGACAATTTCCATCAGCGCAAACCTGGAGAGGCGAGCTTCCAGGACCTCAGCACCTGCACGGCAGGGGCGAGCGTGTACAGCGTTGCCGCGAATCCGGGCTCAGGGGACGCCCTGCTCGGAGGGAACGACGGGTTCATGGCGCGGTACGACCCGAGCAACATGCAGTGTGTAGACCCCGGGAAGAAGTCCGTAGATGCGCACATCAAGGGTGTCACCGCCATCCCCGTTGGAAACGACATCGAAGCCCATTTCGTGGGATTCAACACGTATGGCCCAGACAAAGGACGTGCGTTCCGGATGCTCATGCCCCAAGGCACCAGCTACAACACCCAGTCTATGTACGAGGAACTGACGGACGTGCATGGCCTCTCACAAGACACGCTGTTCGCCGTCGGTGGGGCAAACACGTCCAGTATCTACCGGTTCGACAAAACCTCGGGGAACTGGAGTCCAGAGACCATTCCCAGCGCAGCAGGCAGCCTCCTGGGTGTCTGGGTCGTGAATCCCAAGCTGGCCTATGCCGTGGGCAACAATGGAACCATGTTCAGTTGGAATGGTTCCAACTGGAGCAAGTTCTTGCCCGCTCCGCCGGGTGAACATCTCAGCTCGGTAGTGGCCTTTGGGAGCCGTTCCATCTACATCTCCACGCTGCTCGGAAGGGTCTACCGTTACAACGGCAGTGCGTGGATGAAGGCGTTCGATCTCGGCTCGGCAACACCCGGTCAGTTCCGAGACATCGCGGCGAACAATCCGGGGGACATCTGGGTCGTGGGCGATAAAGGCAAGCGCTACCACTGGCCCCAGTGA
- a CDS encoding sulfite exporter TauE/SafE family protein: MNLLSTTPWLLGAGLLAGAMNAVAGGGTFVTLPALVLAGVPSVVANASSTVALFPGGLASTWAYRADLSPPRGVSLRALVAVSLAGGLVGALLLVLTPRAAFDQLLPWLLLLASGVFVLGARPGLMPGPRVRSSPAVLLSLQFLLAIYGGYFGGAVGIMMMAVWSLLGRSDLKVLNPLKALLVTATNTIAVLCFVVLGAVSWPETLLVLGAAVVGGYAGARLARRMDSRHLRLGVTGLSLLLTIAYFLRAG, encoded by the coding sequence ATGAACCTGCTCTCCACGACCCCCTGGCTCCTCGGCGCGGGCCTGCTCGCGGGGGCCATGAACGCCGTGGCGGGAGGTGGCACGTTCGTCACCCTCCCCGCCCTCGTCCTGGCCGGTGTGCCTTCGGTCGTCGCGAATGCATCCAGTACCGTCGCCCTCTTCCCGGGAGGACTCGCCAGCACCTGGGCCTATCGCGCCGACCTCTCGCCCCCGCGAGGCGTGTCGCTCCGCGCCCTGGTGGCGGTGAGTCTGGCCGGGGGGCTCGTGGGCGCGCTGCTGCTGGTGCTCACCCCCCGAGCCGCCTTCGACCAGCTCCTGCCATGGCTGCTCCTGCTGGCCAGCGGCGTGTTCGTGCTCGGGGCCCGGCCGGGCCTCATGCCTGGCCCGCGGGTCCGCTCCTCTCCCGCCGTGCTGCTCTCGCTTCAATTCCTGCTCGCCATCTATGGCGGCTACTTCGGGGGCGCGGTCGGCATCATGATGATGGCGGTCTGGAGCCTGCTGGGCCGCTCGGACTTGAAGGTCCTCAACCCCCTCAAGGCGCTGCTGGTGACCGCCACCAACACCATCGCCGTGCTCTGCTTCGTCGTGCTGGGCGCGGTGTCCTGGCCCGAGACCCTGCTCGTGCTGGGAGCCGCCGTGGTGGGGGGCTACGCGGGCGCGCGGCTCGCCCGGCGGATGGACTCCCGGCACCTGCGGCTCGGCGTCACCGGGTTGTCCCTCCTGCTGACGATCGCGTACTTCCTCCGGGCCGGATGA
- a CDS encoding RNA polymerase sigma factor, translating into MSSPPETPSDSELITRVLTRDDRSAFGELVARHQSAVRGLLRRLTGGDVAQADDLAQETFLRAYRGLRGYRGGAKFSSWLYRIACNAYFSHDRSSRNEPLALPTVEEELPSAVHLPDALMDRYDLERALSTLKPRERAALVLTYANELTHEEAAVVLDCPLGTLKTHVARAKEKLRRRFEENP; encoded by the coding sequence ATGTCCTCGCCTCCTGAAACCCCTTCGGATTCCGAGCTCATCACGCGCGTGCTCACGCGGGATGACCGGAGCGCCTTTGGCGAGCTGGTGGCGCGGCACCAGTCCGCGGTGCGCGGCCTGCTACGGCGGCTGACCGGGGGAGACGTGGCGCAGGCGGATGATCTGGCGCAGGAGACCTTCCTGCGGGCCTACCGGGGGCTGCGCGGCTACCGGGGCGGGGCGAAGTTCTCCTCCTGGCTCTACCGCATCGCCTGCAACGCGTACTTCAGCCACGATCGAAGCAGCCGGAACGAGCCCCTGGCGCTGCCCACGGTGGAGGAGGAACTCCCCTCCGCGGTCCACCTGCCGGACGCGCTCATGGATCGCTACGATCTGGAGCGGGCGCTCTCCACGCTCAAGCCACGCGAGCGGGCCGCGCTCGTGCTCACCTACGCCAACGAGCTGACCCACGAGGAGGCGGCGGTCGTCCTCGACTGCCCGCTGGGCACGCTCAAGACCCACGTCGCGCGCGCGAAGGAGAAGCTGCGCCGACGCTTCGAGGAGAACCCATGA